A single genomic interval of Hoplias malabaricus isolate fHopMal1 chromosome 7, fHopMal1.hap1, whole genome shotgun sequence harbors:
- the LOC136702832 gene encoding uncharacterized protein, with the protein MDDSSDYSQYTDSDDDYDPHVDGDLSEASSCSTSDSQSHVSHKKLKRNKEKVNINNSDLKMKLSKPHNRTQSEVSNARNNVSTSNLISLTETENKSSVHVASMPSSNTGWRYKKQQYCLYCEKPFSKISRHLQYVHRNESDVAKAFSFDKKSKERRVRLRLLISRGNFVHNAVVSSEGKGDLVACRRPKKPAFTHDFTHCIHCQGLYARKSLWRHIRNCPQNSSINESSTGKKHVQSLSYMAFAPSPDLSKGFWKTVVCQMKHDQISDLIRKDKYILLLGEQMFNKLNPSSTKNDYIRQKMREVGRLLFEARTMTPMKCMEDFVLPSNFPHVIKAVRSVAGHCEETNTYKTPSLALKLGHSLAKIATSVECNAIMVGQEQLAQDARNFRVLQEYKWNESISAAAGTTLNEAKMNKPQILPFTEDVKTLHSFLKTEMEKYKNALKENSDVKSYASLCKLTLTRVILFNRRRGGETARLKLESYVSREQSPIHEDLATGLSDFEKSLCKHFQRVEIRGKRGRMVPVLLTPEMVSCMDLLIEKRRICQVPSENVHLFARPNALSSYRGSDALREYAEACGARNPTALSSTKLRKQIATLSTVLNLKENEMDQLANFLGHDIRIHRQYYRLPESTLQLAKMSKLLIAMERGALSEIQGVQLDDIVIDPKDEIEDTDANTSSDEAEIEDLPESQSPRAPQPSTLENPRTSDPNDQHNRKGEKQKISESFSDQSHLQEPSSTQSNDIPQSRKKWSDDEVHAVEKHLMHCIKSGRVPGKKDCLSCLLSEPDALRNRDWVAIKYYVKNRIVALKRKLCG; encoded by the exons AGCACCTCAAATCTAATCTCtctaacagaaacagaaaacaagagTTCTGTTCATGTAGCATCAATGCCATCCTCAAATACAGGCTGGAGATATAAGAAGCAGCAGTATTGTCTATATTGTGAGAAGCCATTCTCTAAAATTTCAAGGCATCTGCAGTATGTACATCGCAATGAGTCAGATGTGGCTAAAGCATTCAGCTTTGATAAAAAATCAAAAGAGAGGCGAGTGCGCCTGCGTTTGTTAATAAGCAGAGGAAATTTTGTGCACAATGCTGTTGTATCCAGTGAGGGTAAGGGTGATTTGGTGGCCTGTAGGAGACCTAAAAAACCTGCATTCACTCATGACTTTACACATTGCATCCACTGCCAGGGTCTGTATGCAAGAAAGTCACTTTGGAGGCACAttagaaactgtccacagaatTCCAGTATTAATGAGTCTAGCACTGGCAAAAAGCATGTGCAGTCACTCAGTTACATGGCATTTGCCCCTTCTCCCGATCTGTCCAAAGGATTTTGGAAAACAGTCGTATGCCAAATGAAGCATGATCAAATTTCTGATTTGATCAGGAAAGATAAATACATACTTCTGTTGGGAGAACAGATGTTCAACAAACTCAACCCAAGTTCCACAAAAAATGATTACATTCGACAAAAAATGAGAGAAGTAGGACGTCTGCTGTTTGAGGCAAGAACAATGACACCTATGAAGTGCATGGAAGATTTTGTATTGCCATCCAATTTCCCCCATGTCATCAAAGCAGTGAGAAGTGTTGCTGGACACTGTGAGGAAACAAATACATACAAGACTCCTTCACTCGCTCTAAAACTTGGCCATAGTTTAGCAAAAATTGCAACTTCTGTGGAATGCAATGCAATAATGGTGGGACAAGAGCAGCTTGCTCAGGATGCGCGAAACTTCAGAGTTTTGCAAGAGTATAAATGGAACGAATCAATCTCAGCTGCAGCAGGAACAACCCTCAATGAGGCAAAAATGAACAAGCCACAAATTTTGCCATTCACTGAAGATGTGAAGAcgttgcattcttttttaaaaacagagatgGAGAAATATAAGAATGCTCTGAAGGAAAATTCTGATGTCAAAAGCTATGCAAGCTTATGCAAACTGACACTTACCAGAGTCATACTTTTTAACAGAAGGAGGGGTGGAGAAACAGCAAGGTTGAAACTAGAGTCCTATGTTTCAAGAGAACAGTCACCAATTCACGAAGACCTGGCAACTGGGCTTAGCGATTTTGAAAAGagtctctgtaaacattttcaaAGGGTGGAAATTCGTGGAAAGAGGGGCAGGATGGTGCCGGTACTGTTGACACCAGAGATGGTCAGTTGCATGGATCTCCTCATTGAGAAAAGAAGAATTTGTCAGGTACCAAGTGAGAATGTACACCTTTTTGCACGTCCAAATGCTCTCTCATCTTATCGTGGATCGGATGCTTTGCGTGAGTATGCAGAAGCCTGTGGTGCAAGAAATCCAACAGCTCTTTCATCAACAAAGTTACGTAAACAGATTGCAACTTTGTCAACAGTgttaaatttaaaagaaaatgaaatggatCAGCTTGCCAACTTTTTGGGTCATGACATTAGGATTCATCGTCAATACTACCGTCTGCCTGAAAGTACTTTGCAACTTGCTAAAATGAGCAAGCTTCTTATCGCAATGGAGAGAGGGGCACTGTCAGAAATCCAGGGTGTTCAGCTGGATGACATCGTAATTGATCCAAAAG ATGAAATTGAAGACACTGATGCTAATACGTCAAGTGATGAGGCAGAGATAGAAGACCTTCCGGAAAGCCAGAGCCCAAGAGCTCCTCAGCCATCAACTTTAGAAAATCCACGCACCTCAGATCCAAATG atCAGCATAACAGAAAAGGAGAAAAGCAGAAAATCTCAGAATCCTTTTCTGACCAAAGTCATCTACAAGAACCAAGTTCAACACAAAGCAATG acattccacaaagcaggaagaAGTGGTCAGATGATGAGGTACATGCTGTTGAGAAACACCTAATGCATTGTATAAAGAGTGGCCGAGTCCCTGGTAAGAAAGACTGTCTCTCATGCTTGCTGTCTGAACCTGATGCTCTCAGAAACCGTGACTGGGTGGCCATCAAGTACTATGTGAAGAACAGAATAGTGGCACTCAAAAGAAAACTGTGTGGGTAA